From Patescibacteria group bacterium, a single genomic window includes:
- a CDS encoding rod shape-determining protein: MFKNFFNIFSKDIGIDLGTTNVRVSLKGRGMVISESSIIAINARNNQIIAIGDNALKMKGRAPKYILVVAPLDHGVVSDFEIAEKMIKSIFEKIHYNAFKLALRPRVVASIPLGVTEVEQKSLEDVILQAGARDVFLVERPMAAAIGQKMPVQESVGNLIVELGGGLSEVAVISLNGIVSWKSLKIGGQELNNNIINYVRDKFGILLGDQTAEQIKTNIGAAVLGSKSQEIKVKGRELRSGLPQKVIVNDRQVRDAILPLLENIIEAIHDVIEMTPPELVSDIYEKGLILSGGGAKLKGLDKLIQKRISIPVYVADDPSTSIIKGTGLILDDFNNLKQVFIPSARS; this comes from the coding sequence ATGTTTAAAAATTTTTTTAATATTTTTTCAAAAGATATTGGCATAGACCTAGGGACAACAAATGTCAGGGTTTCGCTAAAAGGAAGAGGAATGGTTATATCAGAGTCTTCAATAATTGCTATTAATGCTAGAAATAATCAAATAATTGCTATTGGAGACAATGCTTTAAAAATGAAGGGAAGGGCCCCTAAATATATTTTGGTTGTAGCTCCATTAGACCATGGAGTTGTATCTGATTTTGAAATAGCAGAAAAAATGATTAAATCTATATTTGAAAAAATTCATTACAATGCTTTTAAACTTGCCTTAAGGCCAAGAGTAGTTGCTTCAATTCCTTTGGGAGTAACAGAAGTAGAGCAAAAGTCATTGGAAGATGTTATTTTACAAGCAGGAGCAAGAGATGTTTTCTTGGTAGAACGGCCAATGGCAGCAGCCATTGGACAAAAAATGCCAGTTCAAGAATCTGTTGGCAATTTAATCGTTGAATTAGGAGGCGGGCTTTCAGAGGTAGCAGTTATTTCATTAAACGGTATTGTATCATGGAAGTCTTTAAAAATAGGTGGACAAGAATTAAATAATAATATAATAAATTATGTAAGAGACAAGTTTGGTATTTTGTTGGGAGACCAGACAGCAGAACAAATAAAAACAAACATAGGGGCAGCTGTTTTAGGAAGCAAGTCTCAAGAGATAAAAGTTAAGGGAAGAGAGTTAAGAAGTGGATTGCCTCAAAAAGTAATTGTTAATGACAGGCAAGTGAGAGATGCAATTCTGCCTCTGCTTGAAAATATTATTGAAGCAATTCATGATGTGATAGAGATGACTCCGCCTGAATTAGTTTCTGACATTTACGAAAAAGGTCTCATTCTTTCTGGGGGAGGAGCAAAATTAAAAGGATTAGACAAGCTAATCCAAAAAAGAATATCAATTCCTGTTTATGTTGCAGATGACCCAAGTACATCAATCATAAAAGGGACAGGATTAATTTTAGATGATTTTAATAATTTAAAACAGGTTTTTATTCCTTCAGCCAGGAGTTAA
- the rnc gene encoding ribonuclease III, with product MKNINNLEKKIGINFKDKNLLKQALIHSSFLNENPNFPLKNNERMEFLGDAVLELIITDFLYKKFNDSEGKLTAMRASLVNTKSLAIIAKDLKIKDNIYLGKGEKKEKKRITQTILANTIESIIGAIYLDQGITYANQFILKNIIPRLDEIIKSHLYIDSKSRFQEIIQEKLKITPTYKLIKESGAPHEKKFTIGVYLVNKLICKGVGKNKKQAETDAAKQALKKYI from the coding sequence ATGAAAAATATAAATAATCTAGAAAAAAAAATAGGGATAAATTTCAAAGACAAAAACCTATTAAAACAAGCATTAATTCATAGTTCTTTCTTAAACGAAAATCCGAATTTTCCACTTAAAAATAACGAACGAATGGAGTTTCTTGGAGATGCTGTTTTAGAGTTAATTATTACTGATTTTTTATATAAAAAATTTAATGATTCTGAAGGAAAATTAACAGCCATGAGGGCGAGTTTAGTTAATACAAAATCCTTGGCAATTATAGCCAAGGATTTAAAAATAAAAGATAATATTTATCTTGGAAAAGGTGAAAAAAAAGAAAAGAAAAGAATTACTCAAACTATTCTTGCTAATACGATTGAATCAATCATAGGAGCAATTTACCTAGACCAAGGGATTACTTATGCTAATCAATTTATATTAAAAAATATAATTCCAAGATTAGATGAAATAATTAAAAGTCATCTTTACATAGATTCTAAAAGTCGATTTCAAGAAATTATTCAAGAAAAACTTAAAATAACTCCAACTTATAAATTAATCAAAGAATCTGGAGCCCCTCATGAAAAAAAATTTACAATTGGAGTCTATTTAGTCAACAAACTAATATGCAAAGGCGTTGGCAAAAATAAAAAACAAGCAGAAACAGATGCAGCCAAACAAGCATTAAAAAAATATATTTAA
- the frr gene encoding ribosome recycling factor, with amino-acid sequence MNIIEPHEKDFDNCITFFEKNISKIRTNRITTELISDVLINVYGTKTPLEQVASLSLIGPRTIMIESWDKSIIKEIANSLTNMELGAIPNIEGQIIHLNLPPLNEDTRKKMVKLLHSKAEESRISLRSIRDKVKTVIIMAEKSKEITEDDKYILLEKLDKIISAKNEKIKLIGDKKEKEIMSNT; translated from the coding sequence ATGAATATTATTGAACCACATGAAAAAGATTTTGATAATTGTATAACTTTTTTTGAAAAAAATATATCAAAAATTAGGACTAATCGCATTACAACAGAATTAATATCAGATGTTTTAATTAATGTCTATGGCACAAAGACCCCTCTTGAACAGGTTGCTTCCTTAAGCTTGATAGGACCAAGGACCATTATGATTGAGTCATGGGACAAGAGTATTATTAAAGAGATAGCTAATTCTTTAACCAATATGGAGTTAGGAGCAATCCCAAACATAGAAGGACAAATAATACATTTAAATTTGCCTCCTCTTAACGAAGATACAAGAAAAAAGATGGTTAAACTACTTCATAGTAAAGCAGAAGAAAGCAGAATCTCACTTCGCTCAATTAGAGACAAGGTCAAGACAGTCATTATTATGGCTGAGAAAAGCAAAGAAATTACAGAGGATGACAAGTATATTTTACTTGAAAAACTTGATAAAATTATATCAGCCAAAAATGAAAAAATTAAATTAATAGGAGATAAAAAGGAAAAAGAAATAATGAGTAATACCTAA
- a CDS encoding proline--tRNA ligase: protein MKKNINFIKKNLTPKSTDVAKWYNDVVLLAKLIDYSDVRGSMVIRAGGYSIWEKLQAVLDKKFKSNDVENYYFPLLIPLHLLNKEKDHLEGFSPELVIATHAGGEKLSEPYVLRPTSETIMYKTFSKWIQSHRDLPLKVNQWCNVIRWEKRTYPFLRSTEFLWQEGHTVHRTAQQAIIMAETALKWYKEFYRDYFAISSYSGIKSNQEKFAGATTTYSIELVAPNGKALQAATSHDLSDNFSKVFDISYLDEEGQKCYPYQTSWGISTRAIGGLILAHGDDSGIVLPPKIADPQIVVIAISSKIKKQQAKIVKEAIIIKQELAKSGFRVKLDTDFNLSLGKRINEWEIKGVPLRMEIGAKEIKNKKIKFITRENFSNGWIAFSEIKLKTGKILAEIQANLLSASIKSKKEQTIDIKTRDEFEEVAKTKKVFIRALWCETNNCEDKIKNKTKLTVRVLENDKNVNVSNGKCVFCNKRANRKWLFAKSY from the coding sequence ATGAAAAAAAATATAAATTTTATAAAAAAAAACTTAACCCCAAAATCAACAGATGTTGCTAAATGGTATAATGATGTTGTCTTGTTAGCAAAATTAATTGATTATTCAGATGTCCGTGGAAGCATGGTAATAAGGGCAGGAGGTTATTCTATTTGGGAAAAACTTCAAGCAGTTTTAGATAAAAAGTTTAAATCTAATGATGTTGAAAATTATTATTTTCCTTTATTAATCCCTTTACATCTTTTAAACAAAGAAAAAGATCATCTAGAGGGGTTTTCTCCTGAGCTTGTAATAGCAACTCATGCGGGTGGAGAAAAGTTATCAGAGCCATATGTTCTTAGGCCTACCTCTGAAACTATTATGTATAAAACTTTTTCAAAATGGATTCAAAGCCATAGAGACCTTCCTTTGAAAGTCAATCAATGGTGCAATGTGATTAGATGGGAAAAAAGAACATATCCATTTTTAAGGAGTACAGAATTTTTATGGCAAGAAGGGCATACGGTTCATAGAACAGCTCAGCAGGCAATAATAATGGCTGAAACAGCATTAAAATGGTATAAAGAGTTTTATAGAGATTATTTTGCTATTTCTTCATATTCTGGCATTAAGAGTAATCAAGAAAAGTTTGCTGGAGCAACTACAACTTATTCAATTGAATTAGTTGCTCCAAATGGAAAGGCGCTTCAGGCAGCTACTTCTCATGATTTAAGCGATAATTTTTCCAAAGTGTTTGACATCTCTTATTTAGATGAAGAAGGTCAAAAATGTTATCCATATCAAACTTCTTGGGGGATATCAACTAGAGCAATTGGTGGATTAATATTAGCTCATGGTGATGATTCTGGGATTGTTTTGCCTCCAAAAATCGCAGACCCGCAGATAGTTGTGATAGCAATTTCTAGTAAAATAAAAAAACAACAAGCAAAGATAGTCAAAGAGGCAATTATAATTAAGCAAGAGTTAGCAAAAAGTGGTTTTAGAGTTAAGCTAGACACGGACTTTAATCTTTCTTTAGGCAAAAGAATAAATGAATGGGAAATAAAAGGAGTGCCCTTAAGAATGGAAATTGGGGCTAAAGAAATTAAAAATAAAAAAATAAAATTTATTACTAGAGAGAATTTTAGCAATGGCTGGATAGCTTTTAGCGAGATAAAATTAAAAACCGGCAAAATTTTAGCAGAAATCCAGGCAAATCTTTTATCAGCATCAATCAAGAGCAAAAAAGAACAGACAATAGATATTAAAACTCGTGATGAGTTTGAAGAAGTTGCTAAAACAAAAAAAGTTTTTATCAGAGCATTATGGTGTGAAACCAATAATTGCGAAGATAAAATAAAAAACAAGACAAAGTTAACTGTAAGAGTATTAGAGAATGATAAAAATGTAAATGTTTCTAACGGAAAATGTGTTTTTTGCAATAAACGAGCTAATCGTAAATGGCTTTTTGCTAAAAGTTATTAA
- a CDS encoding site-2 protease family protein, producing MFVFITIIGLSVLVFFHEFGHFFAAKSLKIKVEEFGIGYPPRFFGIIIKSFKKRKFKFFWGNKEPVQSKQRTIYSLNWIPFGGFTKLKGEIRGDASRDSFSAQVWWKKAVVAFAGAGMNIILAIVLFSFLFSTGITQDIGFLEANAKIKKVIGVQIGMISPDSPANMAGLKIGDVITNIDGNKFNKVEDVRNYIKASLGQEIHISIDRKNSETTGIKLIPLPFKDVYNHDVKEEGIDEHGGVIGISLSNAVIVSYPFWQSLFMGIKFSVVLLLSIFNGIWLLLKTLLVDGKVIGGVMGPVGITSITASVAQAGYIYFLQFLGLLSVAIGAFQLIPFPALDGFKILTSVIEGVIRRPIKPKVEETLIRGGFFLLLCLLFYITIKEIISLF from the coding sequence ATGTTTGTTTTTATTACAATTATTGGATTAAGCGTTTTGGTCTTTTTTCATGAATTTGGCCATTTTTTTGCTGCCAAGAGCTTAAAAATAAAAGTTGAGGAATTTGGAATTGGATATCCTCCTAGATTTTTTGGAATTATAATTAAATCTTTTAAAAAAAGAAAATTTAAATTTTTTTGGGGGAATAAAGAACCAGTTCAATCTAAGCAAAGAACAATTTATTCTCTTAATTGGATTCCATTTGGAGGATTTACAAAATTAAAAGGAGAAATAAGAGGAGACGCTAGTAGAGATAGTTTTTCTGCTCAAGTTTGGTGGAAAAAAGCAGTAGTGGCTTTTGCTGGGGCGGGCATGAATATTATCTTAGCGATTGTGCTTTTTAGCTTTTTATTTTCAACAGGCATAACTCAGGACATTGGTTTTTTGGAAGCCAATGCAAAAATAAAAAAAGTAATAGGGGTACAAATCGGTATGATATCGCCAGATTCTCCTGCTAATATGGCTGGATTGAAAATAGGAGATGTTATTACTAATATTGACGGGAATAAATTCAATAAAGTAGAAGATGTTAGAAATTACATTAAGGCAAGTTTGGGGCAAGAAATTCATATAAGTATTGATAGGAAAAATAGTGAAACAACAGGCATTAAATTAATTCCATTGCCATTTAAAGATGTTTATAATCATGACGTGAAAGAAGAAGGGATAGATGAGCATGGCGGAGTAATTGGTATTTCTTTGTCCAATGCAGTAATTGTTTCTTATCCCTTCTGGCAATCATTATTCATGGGAATAAAATTTTCAGTAGTATTGTTATTGTCAATTTTTAATGGTATATGGCTTTTATTAAAGACTCTTTTAGTTGATGGCAAAGTTATTGGAGGAGTTATGGGGCCAGTTGGCATTACTTCGATTACAGCTAGTGTTGCTCAAGCGGGTTATATTTATTTTTTACAATTTCTCGGACTTCTTTCTGTTGCTATTGGCGCATTTCAACTAATTCCTTTCCCCGCTCTTGATGGTTTTAAAATCTTAACAAGCGTTATAGAAGGAGTAATTAGAAGGCCTATCAAGCCAAAGGTTGAAGAAACTCTTATTAGGGGTGGATTTTTCTTGCTTTTGTGTTTATTGTTTTATATTACAATAAAAGAAATTATATCTTTATTTTAA
- a CDS encoding AAA family ATPase: MHLKQLDIIGFKSFKNKITLKFPQAKKDRLNMTAIIGPNGAGKSNLIEAISWGLGEQSLKSLRSKKSEDVIFSGTKKKIRSNLAQVNLLFSNEYVSSDKKYKEFSIIRKIYRNNDGEYLINNSPVRLHDINLLMAEANFGQKSYSIISQGLTDKIITSSSIEKKNFFDEATGIKQYIYKKNQILRKINKSKDNLNQAEIALKEIKPHLASLTRQINKLSRKKEIKMRLFNLQKIYYQETLYRLNNEIKLLKEKRELAKVEKKKFEEKLNKYRQESKKLISNKINTEYEYNQEKYQEALRKINQYKESKLKITIKQSEAVNKKNNESITQAEVVKHIKDIKKYQEKFVIKIKNTNNVKEIDIIIIKANNILAKIKELLNKMSGENIKKSKKDYFKKLEEERETINKKIEELNKTAKNINKFLSKFATKELNERKKLFSWQEKAQVQQNVINNINNTINEFNISLAREETRKQVIEEDIRQEKIEINTTNIVKPANNYTINIEQINNLKRQIELIGGIDTEVEKEYLPVKERYDFLSSQTSDIKESLISLKKIEQKLDEKIKNKFQKNFDKINQTFNKYFKIIFNGGSAKIIYTKSKTVNNNSKINDEYYIKNHTEEKKEETKKDEIEILANPPGKKIKNIQMLSGGEKALSSLALICAIISINKPPFVILDEADSMLDQANCLKFIKILKELRKYTQFIAITHNQQTIKIADILYGITMDPKSGASKIMSLKLNYSSK; encoded by the coding sequence ATGCATTTAAAACAATTAGACATAATTGGATTTAAATCCTTTAAAAATAAAATTACTCTCAAATTCCCTCAAGCAAAAAAAGACCGACTCAACATGACGGCCATTATTGGGCCAAATGGAGCTGGAAAATCAAATCTAATTGAAGCCATTAGTTGGGGGCTTGGCGAACAAAGCTTAAAATCTTTAAGAAGTAAAAAGTCAGAAGATGTTATTTTTTCTGGAACAAAAAAGAAAATTCGTTCAAATTTAGCACAAGTTAATTTATTATTTAGCAATGAATATGTTTCTTCTGACAAAAAATATAAAGAATTTTCAATAATTAGAAAAATTTATAGAAACAATGATGGAGAATATCTCATAAATAATAGTCCAGTAAGACTACATGATATTAATTTACTAATGGCTGAAGCCAATTTTGGGCAAAAAAGTTATAGCATTATAAGCCAAGGATTGACTGATAAAATTATTACAAGTTCTAGCATTGAAAAAAAGAACTTTTTTGATGAAGCAACTGGCATTAAACAATATATTTATAAAAAAAATCAAATTTTAAGAAAAATAAATAAAAGTAAGGATAATTTAAATCAAGCTGAAATTGCCTTAAAAGAAATCAAGCCCCATCTCGCCTCTTTAACAAGACAAATAAATAAATTGTCTAGAAAAAAAGAAATAAAGATGCGGCTTTTTAATTTACAAAAAATATATTATCAAGAGACATTGTATAGATTAAACAACGAAATTAAATTATTAAAAGAAAAAAGAGAGTTAGCCAAGGTTGAAAAGAAAAAATTTGAAGAAAAATTAAACAAATACAGACAAGAATCAAAAAAATTAATCTCTAACAAAATCAATACTGAATATGAATATAATCAAGAAAAATATCAAGAAGCTCTTAGAAAAATAAACCAATATAAAGAATCAAAATTAAAAATAACAATAAAACAGAGCGAAGCAGTAAACAAAAAAAACAATGAAAGCATTACTCAAGCAGAAGTAGTTAAACACATAAAAGATATAAAAAAATATCAAGAAAAATTTGTCATAAAAATAAAAAACACAAATAATGTTAAAGAAATAGATATAATTATTATTAAAGCAAATAATATTCTTGCCAAAATAAAAGAACTTTTAAATAAAATGTCTGGAGAAAATATTAAAAAATCTAAAAAAGATTATTTTAAAAAACTTGAAGAAGAAAGAGAGACCATTAATAAAAAAATTGAAGAACTAAACAAAACAGCCAAAAATATAAATAAATTTTTATCTAAATTCGCAACCAAAGAACTCAATGAAAGAAAAAAATTGTTTTCATGGCAAGAAAAGGCACAAGTACAACAAAATGTTATCAATAATATTAATAACACTATCAATGAATTCAATATATCATTAGCCAGAGAAGAGACAAGAAAACAAGTAATTGAAGAGGATATAAGGCAAGAAAAAATAGAAATAAATACAACCAATATAGTTAAGCCAGCAAACAACTACACAATAAATATTGAGCAAATCAACAATTTAAAACGACAGATAGAATTAATAGGAGGAATCGATACTGAAGTTGAAAAAGAATATCTACCCGTAAAAGAACGCTATGATTTTTTAAGTTCTCAGACGTCTGACATAAAAGAAAGCCTAATATCTTTAAAAAAAATAGAACAAAAACTTGATGAAAAAATTAAAAACAAGTTTCAAAAAAACTTTGATAAAATAAATCAAACTTTTAATAAATATTTCAAAATTATTTTTAATGGCGGAAGTGCTAAAATAATATACACAAAATCAAAGACAGTCAACAATAATTCAAAAATAAATGATGAATATTATATAAAAAATCACACTGAAGAAAAGAAAGAAGAAACAAAAAAAGATGAAATAGAAATTTTAGCAAATCCTCCTGGGAAAAAAATAAAAAATATTCAAATGCTTTCTGGTGGGGAAAAAGCATTATCATCGCTAGCTTTAATATGTGCAATAATATCAATAAACAAGCCTCCATTTGTTATTCTTGATGAAGCTGACTCAATGCTTGACCAAGCCAATTGCCTTAAATTTATAAAAATTTTAAAAGAATTAAGAAAATATACTCAATTTATTGCAATTACTCATAATCAACAAACCATAAAAATAGCTGATATATTATATGGAATAACAATGGACCCCAAAAGCGGGGCCTCAAAAATAATGTCCTTAAAATTAAATTACTCCTCTAAGTAA
- the nusB gene encoding transcription antitermination factor NusB: MSKRRLSRTIALQTLSEWDFNASILKNDIDIKKIHRRNIIEFAPNNFTTDFSEKLYINTLKNIKKIDNYIKKYAPQWPLEQITIIDRNILRLGILELIFLKNTPPKVIINEAIEIAKAFGGETSSKFINGVLGAVYEKYK, translated from the coding sequence ATGTCTAAAAGACGATTATCCAGAACAATTGCCTTGCAAACCTTGTCTGAATGGGATTTTAATGCATCAATATTAAAAAATGACATTGATATTAAAAAAATTCATAGGAGAAATATTATTGAATTTGCTCCAAATAATTTTACAACTGATTTTTCTGAAAAACTATACATTAATACATTAAAAAACATTAAAAAAATAGATAATTATATAAAAAAATACGCTCCTCAATGGCCATTAGAACAAATAACAATAATTGATAGAAATATATTACGACTTGGCATACTTGAATTAATTTTTTTAAAAAATACACCTCCTAAAGTAATAATAAATGAAGCAATAGAAATAGCAAAAGCTTTTGGAGGAGAAACTTCTTCAAAATTTATAAACGGAGTATTAGGTGCTGTATATGAAAAATATAAATAA
- the rpmF gene encoding 50S ribosomal protein L32 yields MSVPKQRKTKSQRRIKENSFKIKKQKFSKCSKCNQPVRSHHACSNCGTYNKKKVIETKQDKKRKKDDKKSSSTKK; encoded by the coding sequence ATGTCTGTACCAAAACAAAGAAAAACAAAATCACAAAGAAGAATAAAAGAAAATTCTTTTAAGATTAAAAAACAAAAATTTTCAAAATGTTCAAAGTGTAATCAGCCTGTAAGATCTCATCATGCTTGTTCTAATTGCGGAACATATAACAAAAAAAAGGTTATTGAAACAAAGCAAGATAAAAAAAGAAAAAAAGATGACAAAAAATCATCTTCTACAAAAAAATAA